The DNA sequence CATTAGACAGAGAAAAACCAAACTACTGAAAGCACAATTTTGCCTGTCCCTTGCCCTTCCTAACAGGGAACTGACGACTGTGGTCTCAGACGAGGAGGGAACGAGGTCACATCTCTTGCTGCATCCCCTGAGCCCTCCAGTTGCTGGTTGTGTTTTTGTGCTATTgatctgtgtccctgcctgtctgCAGCACTGTACCTGCCAGCACTCTGGGGACAGCTGCCCGTAATAAAACCTGCCTCAAAGTGAGataaagagaacagaaaaagaaactggCAGGGATCAAAGACTTTGACCCTCAGAGAGTAAAATGGGAGAGAACTGGCTGACTGCTTTCAGGCAAGGTCTGAGGGAGAAAGACTTGCTTTCTGCCTGACCTCaaagaagaggggaaaagctCCATTCCTTCCACTACATGACAAAATTACATGAGCATTTCAGAACTAGCAGCAGTTACAGACCTGGGGCTTCAATACTGTGCTTTTATTACAGGACAAGTAGAAATTTAGTTCACTGCATAGCTCAGCCCATATGGGTTTCTTGCCTACAAGTATTTTAACCCCATTTTTCAGGGTTTAGGACTCAAAAATTTATTGCACCTTAAATATCAGggtgaaagagaaagaaagtaTTTCCCTAAATCCTATTTTGTCTTACagtcccctcctgcctccccatcTGGCCCTTAGTGATGTTTTGCAGATGCACAGAGAATATTGTCATGTGCCTTTGGgaagaagcaaaggaaaagccaCTGTCAGAGACAGAGTTCTATACATCAGAGTGATCACTTAGCCCAGGGCCATGTGCCTAAGTCAGGAAGCTGCCAAAAACCAAAGATCTACTCCAAACAAACTCAGGAGCATTTGCTGGCTCAACCTCtggcccagggcacaggggctgtgccagctcaggaGTTCAGGAAGGATGCTAAGAGTGGGAAATCTCTGTGCTCTAAAAGAGGATGGTATGACTGCAAAGTCTGCCCCTGTTTCACCAAACTCAGGTACAGTTCTGTTCCACCTAAAAGCCCTCTCTGAAGACAGCAGGCTGTATTCTGCTGGACACACAGGTTTGCCTCTCTCACACAGGGGcatggcagcagctctcagacAGATCCATGCAGATCATTTGGCCCCAAGGAGAGCTGAGGGGATATTAACAGCCAGCACACGAGCCAGGGAGCTCATCCAAGCCAGGAAACAGGAGCTTCTGCCCCTTCTCTGACAGGGCAAGAAAGGGGCCTGAGCCTTCCCCCTCCCTGCAGTTCCCTGGgtcacacacagcccagctaATAGGAAATGCAGGATCAGGACAGCACCAAAAACGTGCAGAGAAGTACTTGGCACTCTAGAAACTTGAAAAATCACTGTAATCCTTCAGCATTTAAACAGGGCAAGGtgcctttcttttttaagcCAAAACTGAAAGCCAGAATGTGAATGGTTCCGCAGTTCATGTTTTTGCCTAAAGCTATTAACCCCAAAGTAACAATCCAAAGCAGATTAGAGATGGGGGCTACAAAATGTAAGAGCAGCACCAAAGTGAGGAGCACAATGGATATTTTGTGttaatttcacagaaaagtGAGAAACAATGAACAGTAAATGTTAGGGATGCTGCATTTTTACAGAGTACTTTCAAAAGCCTGAGGAAGACTGTGATGAGGAAAGAGTGGATGAAAACATTTAGTGGCTATATCTTGGGTatcagcagaaggaaaataagctgCTTACTGCCTCCTAAAACGTGATTTCATTTTCTGGGGATTGTTCACAACAAATGTGCAGGTGTTTGCTCCACCACCCATCACTGAGCCATGGGGAGTAACAGCAATCTTTCACAGAAACATGGAATTAAGGTTGGAAGAAGCCTTTTAAAGCTTCAAGTCAATCATCAACGCAGCATCACCACTACATtcatcactaaaccatgtcctcaagtgccaaATCCACACAGTTTTTGAACGCTTCCAGGTGTGGTggctccaccacttccctgagcagtctgttccagtgctttaCAACCCTTTATGTGCAGAAATTGTCCCCCAGTATCCAAACTAAACCTCCCTGGTGCCATTTGGTgccatttcctcttgtgctgtcaaaaccttttcttttaaccCTCCTCCAGAAGGGTCAACATATGAATTCCCACACCCCAACAGAGATTCAGAACCCTTTGTTACTGCATGGTTGCACAGATGCATTACTTCAAGCATCAGGTTGCTGATACCCATTTCCAAcagaagaatcacagaatcacagaagttcaagactggaagagacctataagatcatcaagtccagccgatgttctaactgttcactagatcatggcagcaagtgccacatccagtctttttttgaactcttcaagggatgatgactccaccacctcactgggtaaatgattccagtatctgaccactctttctgtgaaatatttccttcttaattctaacttacatctcgcttgacgcagcttgagactgtgtcctcttgttctatccgttgtcgcccggagaaagagaccgacccccagctcaccacagccacccttcaggaagttgtagagagcgatgaggtcgccccttagtctccttttctctaggctaaacaaccccagctccctcagtcgctcttcgtatgacttgtgctccaagccccttacTAGTCTCGTTGCactcctctggacacgctcaagtaactcgatgtccctcctaaagtgaggggcccagaactggatacaatactccaagtgaggcctcaccagtgccgagtacaggggaagaatgacctccctgctcctgctggccactccatttctgatactggccaggatggcattggccctcttggctacctgggcacactgttGCCAGCAGTATTTTTCATAAGAGAGAAGAGCAGAACAATCCAACAAAACACATTTACAGTGGCTTTTGCAATCAGGCAATACAAAAAGCGGTGAAAAACCACAGCCCAAGCTCTGTACCTGgcaaagaacaaaaccaaagcagcatctcctggggagctgctcctctcGTGAGGCACTCACCGCGATGAGGAtctggaaggagctgtgcaTGACCTCGATGTAGCGATACTCCAGGGCACAGCCGATGACAGAGATGTAGGAATGGCTATCCAGCCCCTTGATGCCAGACATTGGAGCCTCCTTCctcacacagccagggccattCTCACTCCACCACGACTGGTGCCGGGAGATGTTGAATGTCAGCAGCTCACTGTCCTAAAGGGAAAAGTTGCAAAGAGAGCTTTGTTTACTCTGAGAGTGTTTCAACCTCAGAGGGCAGCTCCTTTGGGGCAGCTCCCCTTAGagtcaaaaggaaaaacagattcTGTTGTGGTGTTGGGTCCCCAGGAGGAGGTGAGAGATAGGAATCTGACTCCAagttttcagaaggctgaatataataatataatataatataatataatataatataatataatataatataatataatataatataatataatataagtaatctatattatattacatattatatatatgattatattatatacatatgatatattatatactattatatattatattatatactattatatactatactattatattatatataataatacaaCACAAAGCGTTGTTGTTATAATAAACCAACACAAGCACCTGGAAAATATGAACTCCATAACCCCAAAGTGAGTTTCAAAACCCAACAGATCTTCCTCTGTTCCTAGCTTTTAACACATCTGACAAGATCCCGCACCATTTTTATCTGATTTCCTTCCACACTCTTCACATCTGGTGCTTCTGCATCTCCTGTCAGCCTACTCTGCCCAGCTGACCTCACAGTGCTGACTGCAGCTCCTTGTAAACCCTCCCTTGCAATTTCTTATCAACTTCACCTCGAGAGGCTCTTTGTTTTGCTCCCTTGTCTTTCCTAGGTAAATACTTTGAACATGAGGCGGTCACAGAGTGAAATGCCACACAAGGAGTGCAGGGCTTTGGTGTGCAGCCAGGTGCTTATTTTAACATGACCACACTTTCCTCACACTTGAGAAAAGCTCAGTATTTATGGGAACACTCAGAAGAGCTTTGGGATTTTGAGCCTGCAGGACACGGCAAAGGTAAAAGACAAACTCAGGGCTGGCTGAACAGCTGCAACCCTTCATGGATGAGTGCCAAGTGCTGGCTACCCCTGGAGGCCTCTCAGGGCACTTTGATGCAGAATCAACAACTCCTTTTGACCACAAAACAAGGCAAGGGGTTGGaagttttattctgaaaaacaGATTTCAAAATTTGAAGGCAAAGAATTTGTATTTCTACAGAGAGGGATGAATGCTGGATATACACACATCACCCACCCATAAGTAAAGGTTTTAGCACCTATCCATAAACTATTTCACACTGCTCATGCCAGTGTCCTACACAGTCCCAGGAGGAAAGCTGTGGCTCCCAGAACAGCAGCAGTCAGAGTTTGGGGTATTCATACTTCCCAACATGGAAAACCTCACACGGCAGCTCCTTTCTGTCAGCTCCCCGTGGagtcaaaaggaaaaacagattcAGAGCAGCCTATCCAAGCCCCTGCTCCAAATTCCCCTCCAGAGAGAGGGCCTGTCTCCTCAGCCAGCACAGGAGCCAAGCCAGGCAGTCCTGCAGATATCAAACAGACACTGAAAAGCAGATCCAGGGCCAAACTCGAGTCACAGGGCCAGGAACATGAATGCCAGCCAGAGAATCagtgaacagccccagctgccccactCTGCACCTTGTGTGGGGACCCTCCTTGCACTACAGccaccccaaaccagcctgcagagcccttATTCCAatctgctgcaggaagcacGTGCTGAGAAATGTGGACAATGAAGTGAGGAGACAGCTGCCAAGCTCCTGACATAATCACCACAGCAGATGGCATGTGCTGggcaggagatggagcagggcgctggggcagctgagaCAATGGGGAAAACCCTACTAACAGTTGGGAGTTTAGCCCTCTCCTGGGCTTCACCCTTCAGTGGCCCACACATAGCTCAGGAAGGCACCAAATCACATCTTTTCTGCAAAGCTTGCTCTTTTTCTCCCAAGTTTGTGTGTTATGGGCTGATGGATTTTCCCCAGCCAAAGCCAGGCCTCCAGGCTGGGCCCTTCTCCCTCTCACAAGGCACTCGCTGCTTTGGCTggggaaagaaacaaacaaacagaaataaacctCCAGAACAACCAAAAATCCCCCAAGTGAACTCCTGTTTCTTTGCCTGGGGCTCCCCCCATTAGCACTGAAGCAAAGCTGTTCCCAGGGCACCACAGCATCTCCTCTCACCCTCAGTCCCCAGGGTTTTCCTCTCCCAGCTCACAGATGGTGCCTTCCCAAACCTTCTGCCTCACAGAGCCCTCAGTGTCCTCTCCGCTCCTCACAGAGGTAGCAGTGTGTGCTTGGCAAGGCAAGGAACAGGCTGCTTTCCTTCCAGAATCTCCCTTTTGTCAGCCTGCAGAGATTTGGCTCTGCCTTAACTTTGCTGCTCAACTTGTaaattcaggctggaaaagcagagcaggtGTGGCTGGAGGTGGGCAGGTGGAGGAACAGGAGGCCCCAACCAGCCCTCACTGCTTTTTGCCTACAATCACACTCCAGctctgagcaaaaaaaaaaaaaggaaaaaaaaaaattaagaagttGTACATCAGTGAAGAGCAGATTGGAAAAACGGAGCACATTTGGATTCTAAAAGCACCACAATGCTTTGAACCCATGAGCCATCCATCCCACAGATGTAAAGTGAATACTGATTGCACACTGGGATCAGGGAAAgcctctgtgcccagagccacCTTCCTGAACCTCTGTCTGGGGCAAGGGCAGCACCACAGGGTCTCaacaagcaaagcagagctgttcctctgCCCTCGGGGGATACCTGTGTCATGGGGCACAATAAAAAGAGCACTCAGGAAAATCCCTTAATTGACCTCCCGTTGCTCAGAGCTCGATGGGAGACTGCAATAACAACTCCAGGATGTCTCCTGTGGTTTGCCAGCTCCGTTTGTGAGAATGCAGTCGGAGGGAAGTGAGACCATgaacagaacagcacagaaaaatcaggagaaaagaGCCCGTTTTAAGAAGGTTTAGGGAACAGCTGTTTcccaaaagctttctgcaataCATGTGAAATCTAAACACACTGAAATGCTCTCAGAAGTGGAATGTGGGCTGGGAGATGTTAATCAGCCCCAGCAGTGAGGCAGCCCtggtgcagggacagggatctgtgtgtgcctggcccCTGCTCATCCCTTGCCAGGGCTGTCACTGCCtccttgtgaaaaatgcatgtattttatgattggcttttcgctAATATTGAAATGagtatgtgttgtgttagaaagtaatgctgtattaattctcttaagtacagtgttaaatatagttttagtttataaaaattgttaaaatagaaacgatgctatgtaggatactttttttaaagaaaggatttgcAGTGaaatagcagccacaggacacctgaatctttcagagaaaaagaatttatcgccctcttatcagaagcaatgaacttcttcccgcctcgaaggcgctgttaggattccGAGGAAGAAGCTGACGATGACCAGACacaatcctgtatttgaatggaatttatgcatcatgtatgaggtgtatgaatatgcaacaagctattgcttttaagggttaatcctttgttaactgtgtcctttttcaggctcatGCTGCCCATAAAAAGGTACCCGGAgtgtccgtaactctttgtctctattgtctcatattttCCTAATTCAAATcgtccaaattattattactctaattttattactatttttataaccattttattactattaaacttttaaaattttaaaaacaagtgattggcgtttttcacactcCTTGACCTCCAGCCTGGGGGGAAACACGAGCCAGGAGCGACCCAAGCACCTTAAAGCCAGGTAAAAACATCACACCTCACTCTGAACTGCTGCAGCACCTGGCTGCCACCCGTGTGCCACCAGGGTGAGAGGGAGACAGGAGCACTGAAACTGCAGCACCCCCATTTCCCAGAGCCTGCCCACGGGAAACTCACACCTACCTCCCACACCCACGgagccagctgtgctcctgtgctAAAATAGCCTCCtgaaagctgctctgaaatTATTTGCTAAGGGACACTACCAGAGATGGTTTTACTTCTTGTTGTTAACAGCCTTCTGAACTGCCTCCCCCAAATTTCCTTAATTATCAGGCAAAACCACACTAGGACAGCTCCGGAATAAACTGAACTTCGTTTGGGAGCCACCAGAGCTTGACAGCAGAATCATTTTGAATCTCTTTAGatggaaatatttcttattaaaatagGAAATATCATGTTCATCTTTCAGTCCTGCATCACCTTGAGACACAGAGAAACACTCCCAGTGTCTCTCAGTGGGCTTGTTGACAAAGCCACAGCATTTAAAGCCAAATCCCAAACTTCCAAGTTCTACATTTAGAAGGAGGTGAGGGACAGTTTTACATACACATAAATTTATCCATCCTCCTGGTGTTTTAACCAGGTACAAAGCCATCCCAAGATGCCACCCAGATTCTCTGAAATACAAATAACCCCTGTTTGACTCACAAGGGCTGCTTCCATTTCAACAGGAGATTTAGACCACCACGACTCTGGATTCAGATCAAAGCAGTGCATAGACAAGAAAGATTATAAaggaatgataaaaaaaaaaaaaattataaatcacCATTCAAGAAGAATAATTCCAGAGGGAAAAGACAAAGGAACACATTGAAATACAGGACACCAGTTCCTCAAACCAATTTGAATATTTCTCAAGCACATGATGAAGAGTCAGTCAGCATGGCAGCTGGACAGACATATGCTCACATGTCTTAACGGCAGGATTTTAATAATTAACTCAGACTGAGGGGTTGCAGGAGGGATGTGTTTCACGCTCGACTAGACAGGGAGAAGCTTTACACATTATTGCAAACCCAGCCTGGAAactgcagagccagctcccAGCAATTCACCTACCCAGATGGACATGGGAAAAGAGGgagatggggcaggaggaggaacagCAACCTGGAAATTGGGCTGTGAGCAGTGGCACAGCACTTGGAGCTGCAAGTGTGCTCAGGAGTGTGGGCAGAGCCTGTCAGCAAGGCaaggctgccaggagctgctcagagcacatCACCAcctcctgccagtgctgagcagcagccctgcaaacccagcctgctccagcacccaCTGGCATGGCACTTCCAGCAAAGCTGGCATGGGCTGTGTGCCTGGGGAGgcccttccagcagcaggggAAGAGCTTCCTCAGACACTTGTGCTGATCCACCTGTGCCTGGCCAGCCAAGGAAGTTCTGCTGGGCCATATTTCAACACTCTTACTCCTGCTAAGAGAAGATTCCAAGATAAAAAACCCTGGCAGGATAGAAAGACAGAAATCAAGTCAGTTTAGCTCTTCCAAGAAGTAGGGAATAGATTCAGTGATCAGTAGAATTTTCCTTTCCAACTAAAAATTCAGCATAACTAGTGATTGGTAGCTGGTTAGTAATTAGTTATaactccctgagcagggatgaCCAGAACAGCATCTTCAGCAATTCCATGGCCAGGGGACATGGAAGGGACATGCTGGAATAATCTGGAGGACAAAGGAGCACTTCAAGAAATGTGAAAGACAGGAGGAAAGAGAGGGTGAGAACTGGAGGAAAGATACATCAGAGAGCAATTCCTGGTAAGGGAAAGCCAAGAGCCAAACTGCACCTACCAGCCTTTATTCTACTGATGACCTGGAATTTATAACTTAGAGATTGTCCCAACCCCTTTGCCAAACCACCCATGGGCTGACATGGGACTGTGGGGTCCCTGGTTTCTGTTCATTAGGTCAGCCAGGCACCCAAAGCAAGGGGGGCACAACAACAACATCCCATTTTTGTGaacagcacatccctgctcccatcctgtATCCCCTCACCACTGTGAAATCACACCTaggcagcagagcacaaagAATTGTTTGCAATGAGTGCACATACCTGCTTCCTCATCTTTTCAATTCCCTGGGCTTTTCTGAAATCTGTTAAATCAGAAACACTTGAATCCTTTCTGTCCTGTCTCGCCCCACCTGAGTTatcccctgtcccagctgcactGGGCTGTCATTACCAGGCACCAAGTTACCAAACTCCATTCTCTGGAgttccctgcccttcctgcatTCTCCCACTGTCAATAAGCTGCTGAcagagcctgccctgggaggCTGCCCTtgtcagagcacagcagggtcagtgcagggctggcagcactgccactcccccattcccccagcaATCACACAGGAACAGCACCCTGAACACCTCCAGAGCTCTCAGCCCCCTCAGGGACTTGCACAACCCTGCCCAAGCACTCCAGTGTGTTCATTATTAGAATGAGTTTGTGTTTATCAGACCAGCTCCATCAGCCTCCCTCCACCAAAGCTCTTCTCCCAATATTTGCagtttccctgcctgctgccaagCTCATGATGAGCTTTGACTTTGACTCCTGGTCAGGACTGGAGGGCAGCCCCTATCCCCTGTGGGCACCCAGAGGtacctgcagccctgctgccatccactcccagctggcactgccctgtaCAGCCAAGCCCAGGTGTCCTTCTGGGGTCTGATCCCACGACCGACATCAATAAAACACCTGCTGCCTTTGGATCAGCTTTCCAGAGATGCAGCCTGTGAAGTGTCCTACAGAAAGTGTCCTGAAGTGTCCTACAGAAATGTCCTGTCCTGAAGTATCCTACAGaaacctcagctcctgctccaggtggaTCTTTTGGTCTCTTGTGGAAGCAAAGATTTGTTTTGCCACTACAAAGACCCAAATTACTTCAGTGAGAGTGGAGGAGGATGGAAAGCAGCACCATTAGTTTTCCTtacaaaacagctttttaaagtGAGAATAACTCATTAAGAACAGAGGCAAGGCTGTCAACTGCTTTACAGCCAAACAAGCACAAATTCTCTCTTGGTTTTGCTGGTTGCCATGAAATGAACTAATTTCTCATTGCAGCATGCAAGTCCACTGAGTCAGTAACAACTTACACTGCAGCCCAACTCTATAAAAAATGTCCCCAGTCACAAGTGTCACCCTGTAGGCTAAATAAAACCTCTCTGTGTGCTGGCTTGGCTAAAAtgagccccagcacagagcaaggTTACCAGGGGAAGCTCCTCTGTGGCACAAAAAAAGGAGTTTGTGGTGCTGTTTGAACTGCAGAACAGCAACCTGATGTGTTGCAGTGCAGGTTGGGATTAGCAAACATGAGGATCCAGCTGGCTGGAAGCAAACACTGGCTCTGAGAAGCTCCCAGAGCAGTTTATCAAGCCAACATTTTCTCTGCAGAAGGGAGCATATAAATAGTTacataaaattcttttttttttcagttggtCACAGCCAACATCGAGATCATCTCAGGCTGAGATTTCAGATTATGAATAATCACTGTTTTGGGCAAGAACTCCCTCAAAGTTTATTGAGTTAATTGAGAGGGTGAATGAAGATGAATTGAGACATCGGGAAGTCACATTTTCTTATCTGCAAAGGATTTAGGCCTGATAAAACCACAGGGCTATTCCAATTATGAGTGCAACCCCAATGCATGACCTGGAATTTAGGCCAGATGTGGAGTGCTCTGAAATGAACCTGCATCCCACAGTCTgagcctgctgtgctccagcaaCACTCATAATTCATAGCTTACAGCCCAGCCTTAATTTAGGGCCTGcctcccatttttattttttctgactCACTCCTCATTAGGCAGACAGCAATATTTAGCTAATCTACTCTTCAAAGAGCTTTGCATATTAACTCACAacagcctggccagcagccaTGGGTAACTACCACTGTacttaaaaaggaagaaatgaggCAGGGAAAGCATCCCAAGGAGATGAGGCAGATCCCTCTGGGGAGGGATGTTCTCTGTTCTGCAGACAGAGGAGCCTCTCCCCAAAGGTACAACAGGAAACATCTTGCCTGCTGTGGCAAAAACCAGGTATTTatccctgctgctggaatgCAGCAAGGCTTCAGCAGGACTGGGAAGCACAGAAACATCAAGAGAGGGGCAGGTGTAGAGCTCCAGCAAAGTCCTTGGGGCAGCTCAAcccagccagcccctgctgcagcccttccctgggacACACTCAGTGCACACATCACACACCTTCTTGCCAAGGTGGGCTCAGATCCCAAGAGGATCAGCTGCAATCTGGGGATCTCCCagccttcctcatcctcctcagcATCACTGCTGGGAACCTGCCCTCAAACCCCCTCTCCCCTCAGGATGGCTCTGTCCATGTATTATATCACTTATGGCTCTGCTGCCAGTCCTGCTCTCACCTCTGGAAAGCAAATGCACTGCACCTGCTGTGAGGGCAGGGTTTGTTCCAGCCACCACCTGCACCAACCAACCAAGAGCTCCAGGAATCAGCAGTGGCTCCTCagtttcccatgcaagcagCAGTACTGCCCATCCCTGGTAAAGCAGCCCCTCCACAGGCAggatctgctcccagccctgccctccccactcAGCTGCACAGCCTGACACTCACCTTTGAGAGCCCTCCCACTTCTAAGTAGAAGCAGATGATGAAGATGTTCCAGGTGACCCAGACTGCAGTCCAGATGGCATACTGGGAAGgaatggggagggggagagagaagCAATAATCATTAGGAAGTCACTGGAATtattgtgtgtatatatatatatttatattgatGTATGTGTGCTCTAGCTGGGGGCAGTGGAATGCCCTGAGTCAGCACTGAAAtccttttccctctgtttgTGTTCCGTATTCAGATGCTCTCTTGCCTGAAAAGCCACATAGGAGTCTGGAGGGCTTTCCAGTTTCTGTGCTGCATTTGTGCAGcccctcaccctccctctctgctgggcAGCCTTTGGGCACAGAGAGAATGATCAGAAACCTCCCCAGCTTGGCACAGGCAGattgctgagcacagccaggccctCCTGCTGGAACAGCACGCAGGGCCTGATCCCCCAggggctctgccctgtccccatctcGTGGCAcacccccagggcacaggctgtg is a window from the Ammospiza nelsoni isolate bAmmNel1 chromosome 12, bAmmNel1.pri, whole genome shotgun sequence genome containing:
- the NKAIN4 gene encoding sodium/potassium-transporting ATPase subunit beta-1-interacting protein 4 isoform X2, whose amino-acid sequence is MGCCTGRCTLIFLCTLQLLAALERQVFDFLGYQWAPILANFLHIIIVILGLFGTIQYRPRYIVVYAIWTAVWVTWNIFIICFYLEVGGLSKDSELLTFNISRHQSWWSENGPGCVRKEAPMSGIKGLDSHSYISVIGCALEYRYIEVMHSSFQILIALVGFVYACYVVSVFTEEEDSCLRK